A window of the Diorhabda carinulata isolate Delta chromosome 1, icDioCari1.1, whole genome shotgun sequence genome harbors these coding sequences:
- the LOC130890817 gene encoding uncharacterized protein DDB_G0286299-like — protein sequence MSEMDSVNTNNTVNEENSQNEKISKGRKSKTPRLSTIERTREESEAITKGLGPEVEGRRRTRSAAKGITATPPPPAKKEKKNTTTSKKRGKPKRKVVSEDSDSLDEQTKIANESEEQESIDESKDSADTTETNSHDDKESGNNNADASKEEPEAETEKGTRAPAATENGAKEDSVDAPASEEEKKEVEEESKSPTDESESPSTEPTDAEKPAE from the exons ATGTCGGAAATGGATTCAGTGAACACCAACAATACTGTTAATGAAGAAAATAGTCAA aatgaaaaaatttctaaagGTAGAAAATCTAAAACCCCAAGGCTATCCACTATTGAAAGAACAAGAGAAGAAAGTGAAGCTATAACAAAG GGATTAGGACCAGAAGTTGAAGGTAGACGCAGAACAAGGTCAGCAGCTAAGGGTATAACAGCTACACCACCACCACCAGCCAAAAAGGAGAAAAAGAATACTACAACGAGCAAAA AAAGGGGAAAGCCCAAGCGAAAAGTAGTTTCAGAAGACAGTGATTCCCTTgatgaacaaacaaaaatagcGAATGAAAGTGAAGAACAAGAAAGTATTGATGAATCTAAGGATAGTGCAGATACAACTGAAACCAATTCACATGATGACAAAGAATCAGGCAACAATAATGCTGATGCTTCTAAA GAGGAACCAGAAGCAGAAACAGAAAAAGGAACTCGTGCGCCAGCTGCCACTGAGAATGGTGCGAAAGAGGACAGTGTTGATGCTCCTGCTTCTGAAGAAGAGAAGAAAGAAGTGGAAGAGGAAAGTAAAAGTCCTACCGATGAATCTGAGTCTCCAAGTACTGAGCCGACAGATGCTGAGAAACCTGCAGAATaa
- the LOC130891748 gene encoding uncharacterized protein LOC130891748, with the protein MNTLTSDMSLNNSSGISFLCDWSNSWMAQELMSTRQQGLQDLIFLSEETNFNWSKKSDQYKKMKNKMNKSITKWRETKKEFDDNLNYYEQKLRPVMENITEKQNELIQSYKILTDLITQLKEEKRSKTAELKLESEANQRALNLFSNFDMKVNIGNISGDTIMASVTFGFSKETLPIEVVVDALKRKIMNINFRSSSNKPSLGDASGPKFLCDFRETYEK; encoded by the exons ATGAATACCC tgACTTCAGATATGTCTTTAAATAATAGCTCAGGGATTAGTTTTTTATGTGATTGGTCAAATTCTTGGATGGCACAGGAACTAATGAGTACAAGACAACAAGGCTTACAAGATTTAATATTTCTGAGtgaagaaacaaattttaattggtCTAAAAAATCTGATCAAT ataagaaaatgaagaataaaatgaaCAAGTCAATTACAAAATGGAGGgaaacaaaaaaggaatttgaTGATAACTTGAattattatgaacaaaaattaagaCCTGTCATGGAAAATATAACAGAGAAGCAAAATGAATTGATTCAATCATATAAAATCCTCACTGACCTAATAACTCAACTCAAGGAAg aaaaaagaagtaaaacTGCCGAATTAAAATTGGAAAGTGAAGCAAATCAAAGAGCGCTAAATCTGTTTagtaattttgatatgaaagtCAACATTGGAAATATTTCTGGAGATACAATTATGGCATCCGTAACTTTCGGATTTTCTAAAGAGACACTGCCCATTGAAGTAGTTGTTGATGcacttaaaagaaaaataatga ACATAAACTTTAGAAGTTCTTCAAATAAACCTTCACTTGGAGATGCTTCTGGCCCTAAATTTTTATGTGACTTTCgagaaacttatgaaaaataa